Within the Erigeron canadensis isolate Cc75 chromosome 6, C_canadensis_v1, whole genome shotgun sequence genome, the region GTTGCTACCATGTAGAATCTTAATATGCTGTTAATTATCATGTATGATTGTCTCCATGGTAAACATTTATGTTTATCCTCGCAGATACGAACTCTGCTCATGCTAAGGTCTCGGTTCCAGTCCATACCTGGTGCCTTCAATGCAAATTTGGTGCCCACTGATAGAATTAAGAAAAAagggttttctttttctaagCATTTCGTAGAGGTATGTTTGTTATTGTATATCTGATATTCAGGAACATTTTTCGAAAATGATAGATCATAATAATCTTATATTTTCGCACAAACAGGTTACACCTAACAAGAGAACCGAAGCTGCAAAATTTGCTCAGTTGTGGAATGAAGTTATATGTAGTTTCCGTGAGGAAGATCTCATAAGTAACAGGAAAGGATGTTTGATTaacattttatttgtgttttttattcTTTCAGTCGGCTCCTTTAATCAGTAAGGATCTGAAACTTAAGCTGGTAGTTTGCTATTACAGGGAGCTGGACCTGATGCTAGTTCCGTATTCTTCAGATCCTAGTCTTAGAGTAGTTCAGTGGCCCCCATTTTTGCTAGCTAGCAAGGTTAGTATAGTCTTTATTATCGCTATCTATCTGTTGAATGCGGCGTTTGTCTAAATTCCTTTCCCGTTTTAGATCCCAGTGGCGCTTGATATGGCAGCTCAGTTTCAATACAAAGATGCTGACCTCTGGAAGCGTATATGTGCCGATGAATACATGAAGTGTGCTGTGATCGAATGCTATGAAACATTTAAACATGTGTTAAATGCTGTGGTTGTTGGACAAACTGAGCAAAGGTTCTTTATACAACCTGTTACTTGGTCTTCGGAATTTTCACATCTTTCCTTTGCATGAGAAAAATGCAATTTCATACAATTTCTTTTTGAGTAGTATATTCTGTAGTAACTCAATAAGTGTTCCCTTTGCATTCTATTTAGGaacatcaatttttttttcatgttgaCAGGATTATTGGCATTATAATTAAAGAAGTTGAAAGTAAAATATCAAAAAGCACCTTTGTTACCAACTTTAGAATGACTTCTCTACCTATTCTCTTCGGCAAATTCGTGACGCTGGTAGAAATGCTGGTGagcatttttttaataaaggatGGTAGTCCTTGTTAACTTTGTAAACACATTTGTCATGAAAAACTTTGTATATTGTAGAAAAATGCTGATGGATCCAAGCACAACACTGTAGTTTTGTTACTTCAAGATATGTTAGAAGTAGTCACGCGTGATCTGATGGTCAATGAAGTTCGGTTGGTCATCCTGAGTATTGCTATAAATTATACAGTAGGGCGCCCTCTGATGTGATCTAcagataaaataataattagtatTTGTTTACCGCAGGGAATTGGCAGAACTTGGACAGGACTCTGGAAGGCAGCTTTTTGAAAAGGCTGAGGACTCAAAACCTACTATCGCCTTTCCTCCTCCAGTTACCTCCCAGTGGGAAGAACAGGTCATGCTAGTATTTTAATTGTAGGCATTATGCACAAAAGTGAGCTAGTACTTTGATCTTAGTTTAAGCGACAAGTTTCACCTTAGAGTTGTTATCATTTCACAGATAAAGCGTCTGCACCTCCTTCTCACAGTAAAGGAATCTGCCATGGATGTGCCTAGAAACCTTGAAGCACGACGCAGGATCATGTTCTTTACAAATTCATTGTTCATGGACATGCCACGTGCACCTCGAGTGCGTAAAATGTTATCATTTAGGTAACACCAATTTGTGATAAAACTGAAATTATCGACAATGCATTTAGCTCTTATTAACTGGGAGAATGTCCAATATTTTCTGGTATGTCATATACATGAGGTGATAGATAATCAAGAATATTGATCCTGTATTGCTTCTGCATTTACATGAAAAATATTGAAGATGGATTAAGAAGTTCCTCTGCACTAGAAAAGTTGGCTTTTATTTGTCTGttacttgattggagaagggaATATAATGATCACTAATTAAAACTTTGATTTGGAAAGTAACATGCACGACATATTTTATTCTTAAGAATACGTTATTCATGTAAATTAACTAGACTGCATTTGCTGGTTTTACATGAATTCACTGAATGTCAAACTCGTCAGATAGTACAATTATATTTGCCCGGATTTGCAGTGTCATGACCCCTTACTATAGTGAAGAGACAGTTTATTCAAAAAGTGACCTTGATATGGAGAATGAAGACGGTATATCAATCAAATTTTACCTTCGGAAGATCTTCCCAGGTTTCAACAACcttatttttgttcattttcaTATGTACTAATTATTTTGTATTCATTTAAATGCTTTAATAGTCGTATTATTTTACTTTCTTCAGATGAATGGGAGAATTTCATAGAGCGCATTAACTGTAAAGACGACTCCGAAGCTTTAAATAGTGATGAAAACATTCTACAGCTTCGTCACTGGGTCTCCTTAAGAGGACAGACGCTTTGCAGAACAAGTACttgataatagtttttttcTTCGAATGCTTTGTGAAATTTATTATGGTTGCTAACGATATGCTAGCTTTCCAGTTAGAGGGATGATGTACTACAGAAGGGCGTTGAAGCTTCAGGCTTTCCTTGACTTGGCTAATGAAAAACGTAATCTCTCATATTTTAGTGTATCACTTTTCTCTTAAGcatctacatatataatacttCTGTCCAGTAAAATAAATTCCCTATGAAATCTTCAGACTATAGTCTAAATTCTTTCTTGAACACTATTTGGAAAGCAATTTGTTATGTTCTACCTCAGTAAGGTCTCATTTAGAGATCAGTATCTGGGTAAACACCTTGGAATGGCCAGGGAAGAGTCAGAATATGGCCACGACAATACTGGTTAGGCTGTGTACATGAGAGCCAAGAGCTTGACTCCTTCTAGGTGGCCTGAACAGGGATCCTTTTTCGATTAGCCATAATCTGTTATGTTCTACCTTTATTTGGAAACACCCATATCTGAGTTTGGATCTTCACAAAGACCGGCAGGGTTGGAACATACTGATGAAAAGCATTTGGCTTTGTCACTCAAAGTTGAGGTTCCTATACATGATCATTGTTATAGTGTCACAGGTTCCAAGGTTGAAAAAGTAACACATAATTTTACTCTGTCCAGTGTCCAACCATTAAAGTTCACAGAAACTTTCAATTATCATATCTGACTCCGTTGTCCTCACTGCAAAGTACTTGTGCTTTTGATTTTAGGCTACATGAACCACTTAACTCTGAACACCAAAATCCCGTTCATAATATTTCTTGATTTGCCATATTGACAATATTCTAACTCTTTCACTGATAGCCAAGTACTTGAATTAATTTGTGTATAGTATCAATTGCTGGAACTTTCATCAATCGTGAGttaaatatttaaacttttatatcCAATGTATGTCCCTAACTTTTATATGCAAACTGAGCAGAAATGCTAGAAGGCTATAAAGCTATCAACATTCCATCAGCGGAGCAGAGTCAGAGATCCTTGTATGCTCATTTGGAGGCTCTTGCTGATCTGAAATTCACGTATGTAGCCACATGTCAAATATATGGTAACCAGAAACGCAGTGGAGATCGTCGTGCAACAGACATTTTAAATTTGATGGTTAAGTAAGTATTAATCAACAATAAAGATTTCAAATGATGTACtctaaattaataaaactgATTTCTTCCAATTTATGGTGTACAGCAATCCGTCTCTTCGTGTGGCATACATTGATGAAGTTGAGGAAAGATTAGGAGGAAAATCACAGAAGGTCTACTACTCGGTGTTAGTTAAAGCTGTAGACAATCTTGATCAGGTGACTGGCATTTTATATTTCTCACTAATAGTCATATTCACTTGGTCTCTGGAAGAGCATGATGTCAATATTGAAGTGCTGACTGGCTGGCAGCATTCTTTATCTTCTTGAAGGAAATTTACAGGATAAGATTACCTGGCAATCCAAAAATAGGAGAAGGCAAGCCTGAGAATCAGAACCACGCCATAATATTTACAAGAGGGGAAGCTCTTCAGACTATTGACATGAATCAGGTCTACATTACACCTCTGAGCATTTAAATAGttgattgtttaattttttgaatttctttCGACTTCTTGTGTCTCAGGACAACTATTTGGAAGAAGCTTTCAAAATGAGGAACCTTCTTGAAGAGTTCAATGAGGATCATGGAGTGAGACCCCCAACAATTTTGGGTGTCCGGGAGCATATCTTTACAGGAAGGTCTGATAAAAACTTAAAGGGATCATTGGTTCTTCATGAGGCTCTAAATGTAaatagaattatatatatgatatgtttttaCTTACCATAAGTTTCCTGCAGTGTTTCTTCATTGGCTTGGTTTATGTCAAATCAAGAATCAAGCTTTGTCACCATAGGTCAACGAGTTCTTGCAAGGCCTTTAAAGTATGTTTCACTTTTTCTTAACCATGTAACGTATTACTTATATGAGATACTTTCCAATTTTTGATTGCCGGAGGTAAATTTCTTGAGATGCATGCTTTTCATCATCAGGGTTCGGTTTCATTACGGGCATCCAGATGTCTTTGATAGAATATTCCACATCACCCGAGGTGGAATCAGCAAAGCTTCAAAGGGCGTCAATCTGAGCGAGGACATATTTGCAGGTGTATCATATGTGTGTGCATACTTGTATGTGCGTTTGTGTATTCGTAAAGTAAATATTCATCTGACAACTGATGGAGGCTCGTTTACATGTAGGATTCAACTCAATACTCAGACGTGGAAATATAACTCACCACGAGTATATACAAGTTGGGAAGGGGAGAGACGTCGGCCTTAACCAAATCTCACTTTTTGAAGCAAAAGTGGCATGTGGTAATGGCGAGCAGACCTTGAGTCGGGATATCTACAGATTAGGCCACCGCTTTGATTTTTTCCGCATGCTTTCTTGTTTCTATACGACAACGGGCTTCTATGTCAGCTCTATGGTAAGTTTCATTGATAACAAACTATGATAAATAATCTATATAACAAAATGTTTAGAAATTCTCCAACCTAATACTGAGATCTTGCTAATGATATACAGATGGTAGTCCTTACAGTATATGCATTTTTATATGGAAGACTATACCTCGCTTTGAGTGGATTAGAAAAGGCAATCATGAAATCGGCAAGCTTAAGAGGAGATAAAGCTCTGAAAGCAGCCATGGCTTCTCAATCTGTAGTTCAACTTGGTCTTTTAatggcattacccatgataatGGAAATTGGACTAGAAAGGGGATTCAGAACAGCATTTGGTGACTTAATAATCATGAACCTTCAACTATCAGCTGTCTTCTTTACTTTCTCTCTTGGGACAAAACTACATTATTTTGGCCGAACAGTTTTGCACGGCGGGGCCAAATACAGAGCCACTGGGCGTGGTTTCGTGGTTAGACATGAGAAGTTTGCAGAAAATTATAGAATGTACTCACAAAGCCATTTTACTAAAGGGATGGAACTGATGATTTTGCTGGTTACATATCATGCGTATGGCTCAGCATTTTCAGATGGTCGCGTATATGTGTTCTTAACCATCTCAATGTGGTTTTTAGTGGCTTCTTGGTTGTTTGCTCCTTTCCTTTTCAACCCCTCGGGATTTGAGTGGCAGAAAATTGTGGAGGACTGGGATGATTGGTCAAGATGGATCAATAACCGTGGAGGTATTGGTGTTCCAGCTACCAAGAGCTGGGAGTCCTGGTGGGGCGAGGAACAGGAGCATCTCAAATCCACTGGTTTTAGCGGACGTCTAATGGAAGTACTTCTATCTCTCAGATTTTTTATCTACCAATACGGTATTGTGTATCATCTAAAAGTGATCCAAAATGAAAAAAGCATCTTGGTAAGTACTAACAAAATAAGTTTTTTCCCCTCTAAATTTCCAAATGAAAATTCGACACTGACTTGTTTTCTTGCAATTATTACAGGTCTATGCACTGTCTTGGTTTGTAATCGTTATAGTTATAGCCATCTTGAAGGTCAGTGCTAAAACATGGTCAAAGTTTATTATTGACTTGATTATTTTACTCCCATTTTTTGTTATATCTTAGAAAGTAatgtaaacatttgaatttgcaGATTGTATCCATGGGTAGAAAGAAGTTCAGTGCAGATTTCCAGTTGATGTTTCGGCTTCTTAAACTATTTCTGTTCATTGGCTTTACAATCTTTCTAGTGGTGATGTTTCAATTTTCTGGTCTTACCATCGGTGACTGTTTTGCCAGCTTACTTGCATTCTTTCCAACCGGATGGGCAATCTTGCAGGTAATGTTTTAGTTGCATCCCTTCATTATTCTTTTAGTGCGCCTGGTATTCATCTCATCATACTTCTTAAATGAGAcccaaaaatgaaaataatgatcaaGGGTATAGACTGAAGTgggattattttgtttttgcagATAGCACAAGCATGCAGACCCGTCGTGAAGGGGTTAGGAATGTGGGGATCAGTGAAAGCACTTGGCCGAGGATATGAGTACCTTGTGGGGGTCATAATTTTTACCCCAGTCGCTATACTTGCATGGTTCCCCATGGTCTCTGACTTCCAAACCAGGCTGCTATTTAACCAGGCTTTCAGCCGAGGTCTGCAGATCCAACGTATCCTAGCTGGTGGCAGTAAAAACAAGTAAGCGTTTACTAACACTCGTGGAAGATCAAAGCTGAAACGTTCATATAACCGAGATTAGTCGCGTGACCTTCAAGATGATGATGTTTCTACACTGGCACTGACACATGAAGGGTCAAAACTAAAATGCTCAATGATTGACGGACTTGAAGAGGGCCGTCGTGTTTCCTGTCAATATTGTGTTCAAAGAGAGGTTTTCATGTCTGGATCATCCATTTTTTGAACTCGGTTACATGTTGAGTACATATTAACAGTTGACCATGTACCATAAGCATTGTAGTTTGTAACTAAATGCAACAAAATGGATCAATAAAGTTATGCTGGTCTACAGCTTCATAGAATTATGCTTAAAAGACCTTGATGATTCTTGTATTATTTTGTGTACAGAGTTGTTGACACCCATTGAGTCATATCAAAGTCCATTTTGTTTATCCACCACTGTTAGGTTGTTTTTGATGCAAATATTGccatttatataacaaaaaataattgtgGAAGATGACACCAAATGCACATGTGATTATGACCATGACCAAATAAACAGTACTTGGTGCTGCATGTGACCAAACTGACCCACTCATTCTCTCTCTGTCTCTATTTGTCTAATGTTATACATTTTGCTTAAAATTgcaaaaaaatatactaaacTTTATCACATTTTGCTGtcatatgtatttaactatCCTAGGAATTTCAACTACATCCAATCCCCAATTCTTGTTCACCCTGGATAACCATGTTGGGTGAATTTTGACCTCATACAATCGTATTGGGTGAGCAACAACCCATTTGTCAAACATATTCTTAATCCATTTACTTAAATCTGTTACTCTTTACGTAGACATAGATACCCAAGTATTTTGAACATCAAGAAGTGtcaaaagattttaaataaGTGATAACCCAAAAAGGCACAAT harbors:
- the LOC122602733 gene encoding callose synthase 5-like; this encodes MESQSTDSGPPGLTRWASQSVASMTFSSEVFDTEVVPSSLQQIAPVLRVANEIQRDQPRVAYLCRVYAYEKAQSLDQSSSGRGVRQFKTSLLQRLEQENEASLAARTKKTDAREIESFYKQYYEKYVMALDQADKTDRAQLGKAYQVAGVLFDVLCSVNKKSKKVEEVPADIIESAKDVEAKQVQYAPYNILPLDSAGESQCIMQFDEIKAAVSALRNTDGLNMPTSADPQQPGSGQLDLLDWLKETFGFQRDNVRNQREHLILQLAHPQARLLPKPDSADKLDDRAVDGVFTKLFKNYKTWCKFLGKKHNLILPKEKQDVQQRKLLYLGLYLLIWGEAANVRFMPECLCYIFHNMAYELYGLLTGNVRAVTGENMKPSYGGDEEAFLRKVIYPLYQVIDQETKRSRNGKAPYSDWCNYDDLNEYFWSPNCFSLGWPMRNDGEFFKSTRNIAKGKIPSRQQTVSMRKSFFVETRSFWHNFRSFDRLWTFLILVLQVLLIIAWDNTSVLEIFDKHVLYKISSIFITAAVIRFVQSILDIILNPPGYRRSRFTDLMRLFLKIVVSFGWSIVLPLCYAQQADPNALLFGQLKNYVSFLDKLKGIPPVYLMAVAIYLLPNLLSAVLFIFPMLRRWIENSDWLIVRFFLWWSQPRIYVGRGMHENQFALIKYTLFWVALLCSKFAFSFFIQIKPLVEPTKDIMRIRQVQYAWHEFFPHAKNNIGAIAALWTPVLLVYFMDTQIWYAIFSTLCGGVIGAFDRLGEIRTLLMLRSRFQSIPGAFNANLVPTDRIKKKGFSFSKHFVEVTPNKRTEAAKFAQLWNEVICSFREEDLISNRKGFCYYRELDLMLVPYSSDPSLRVVQWPPFLLASKIPVALDMAAQFQYKDADLWKRICADEYMKCAVIECYETFKHVLNAVVVGQTEQRIIGIIIKEVESKISKSTFVTNFRMTSLPILFGKFVTLVEMLKNADGSKHNTVVLLLQDMLEVVTRDLMVNEVRELAELGQDSGRQLFEKAEDSKPTIAFPPPVTSQWEEQIKRLHLLLTVKESAMDVPRNLEARRRIMFFTNSLFMDMPRAPRVRKMLSFSVMTPYYSEETVYSKSDLDMENEDGISIKFYLRKIFPDEWENFIERINCKDDSEALNSDENILQLRHWVSLRGQTLCRTIRGMMYYRRALKLQAFLDLANEKQMLEGYKAINIPSAEQSQRSLYAHLEALADLKFTYVATCQIYGNQKRSGDRRATDILNLMVNNPSLRVAYIDEVEERLGGKSQKVYYSVLVKAVDNLDQEIYRIRLPGNPKIGEGKPENQNHAIIFTRGEALQTIDMNQDNYLEEAFKMRNLLEEFNEDHGVRPPTILGVREHIFTGSVSSLAWFMSNQESSFVTIGQRVLARPLKVRFHYGHPDVFDRIFHITRGGISKASKGVNLSEDIFAGFNSILRRGNITHHEYIQVGKGRDVGLNQISLFEAKVACGNGEQTLSRDIYRLGHRFDFFRMLSCFYTTTGFYVSSMMVVLTVYAFLYGRLYLALSGLEKAIMKSASLRGDKALKAAMASQSVVQLGLLMALPMIMEIGLERGFRTAFGDLIIMNLQLSAVFFTFSLGTKLHYFGRTVLHGGAKYRATGRGFVVRHEKFAENYRMYSQSHFTKGMELMILLVTYHAYGSAFSDGRVYVFLTISMWFLVASWLFAPFLFNPSGFEWQKIVEDWDDWSRWINNRGGIGVPATKSWESWWGEEQEHLKSTGFSGRLMEVLLSLRFFIYQYGIVYHLKVIQNEKSILVYALSWFVIVIVIAILKIVSMGRKKFSADFQLMFRLLKLFLFIGFTIFLVVMFQFSGLTIGDCFASLLAFFPTGWAILQIAQACRPVVKGLGMWGSVKALGRGYEYLVGVIIFTPVAILAWFPMVSDFQTRLLFNQAFSRGLQIQRILAGGSKNK